From a single Klebsiella quasivariicola genomic region:
- the traM gene encoding conjugal transfer relaxosome DNA-binding protein TraM: protein MFDAVFNKGTDMARVQAYASDEVAEKINAIVEKRRAEGAKEKDVSFSSVASMLLELGLRVYEAQMERKDSGFNQTEFNKILLENVMKTQFTVSKLLAIGSLSPHVTGDERFEFRSMVSNIREDAKDVISHFFPEQEEE from the coding sequence TTGTTTGATGCTGTTTTTAATAAAGGAACCGATATGGCCAGGGTACAAGCTTATGCTAGTGATGAAGTTGCAGAGAAAATTAATGCAATAGTGGAAAAGCGAAGGGCTGAAGGGGCAAAGGAAAAGGATGTCAGTTTTTCAAGTGTCGCTTCGATGCTCCTTGAATTAGGGCTTAGGGTTTATGAGGCTCAAATGGAAAGAAAAGATTCAGGGTTTAACCAAACTGAGTTTAATAAGATTTTGCTTGAGAATGTCATGAAGACTCAGTTTACCGTATCCAAACTTTTGGCTATTGGCTCTCTAAGCCCTCATGTTACAGGTGATGAACGATTCGAGTTCCGCAGCATGGTGAGTAACATTCGAGAAGATGCAAAAGATGTTATTTCTCACTTCTTCCCCGAGCAGGAAGAAGAGTAA
- a CDS encoding transglycosylase SLT domain-containing protein, which produces MKGVAFGIILSLIPLSSMAADCFDMAGRDYKIDPDLLRAISWQESRFKIDAIGRNPVTGYGSGLMQIDSQHFNELSRYGIKPDHLLSDACLNIYTGAYYLAQAFKKWGVSWDAVGAYNAGFKKTPRQAARRYEYAKKIHYYYTAIKASKRTSSKDQKIAMN; this is translated from the coding sequence ATGAAGGGAGTAGCGTTTGGTATCATCCTGTCTTTAATACCATTGTCATCAATGGCAGCAGACTGCTTTGATATGGCTGGCAGGGATTACAAAATTGATCCGGATCTCCTGCGTGCTATATCATGGCAAGAATCACGATTTAAAATTGATGCGATTGGGCGTAATCCTGTTACGGGTTATGGATCAGGCTTGATGCAAATTGACTCGCAGCATTTCAACGAACTGTCGCGATATGGAATAAAACCGGATCATCTTCTTAGCGATGCTTGTCTTAACATCTACACCGGAGCCTATTATCTGGCTCAGGCGTTTAAAAAGTGGGGCGTTTCGTGGGATGCAGTCGGGGCATACAATGCAGGCTTCAAAAAGACCCCGCGCCAGGCAGCAAGACGTTACGAGTATGCGAAGAAGATCCATTACTACTACACGGCTATCAAAGCAAGCAAACGAACTTCTTCTAAAGATCAGAAAATCGCCATGAACTAA
- a CDS encoding DUF5983 family protein, with translation MVGILMFEFKAVCISISHMEEGDIRVLQVLSSRTNYLTCDSYLEWIHDTPYGCVIRMYDFKRHLLALKRGGVSKFLRKNLILMHREGGYLLFHFDSDADYYPGIDAVDF, from the coding sequence ATGGTGGGAATACTTATGTTTGAATTTAAAGCTGTCTGTATCAGTATTTCACATATGGAAGAAGGTGATATCAGAGTTCTTCAGGTGCTTTCATCAAGAACCAATTATCTAACTTGCGATAGTTACTTAGAGTGGATACATGATACACCTTATGGTTGTGTTATAAGGATGTATGATTTCAAACGCCATCTTCTGGCGCTAAAAAGAGGTGGGGTGTCAAAATTTTTACGCAAAAATCTCATACTAATGCACCGGGAGGGCGGGTATCTGCTTTTTCATTTTGATAGTGATGCCGATTATTATCCAGGTATAGATGCCGTAGATTTTTAA
- a CDS encoding DUF932 domain-containing protein, whose product MRLASRFGLTHSIRQERPLTNDELVKVVPSVFSEEKHNSRSDRYTYIPTITLLDKLREEGFQPFFACQSRVRDEDKRGHTKHMVRLRREGANKGTEVPEIILLNSHDGSSSYQMIPGMFRFVCTNGLVCGTSFGEIRVPHKGDIVGRVIEGAYEVLGIFDKITEGVDVMKSIALTKEEQRLFGQAALTYRYEDENKSPVSIEQIIHPRRYEDKKDDIWTTYQRVQENLIKGGLPGRTEKGKRTTTRPVKAIDGDVKLNKALWLIAEKFRTLKG is encoded by the coding sequence ATGCGTTTAGCATCCCGATTTGGACTTACTCATTCCATTCGTCAGGAACGCCCACTGACTAACGATGAATTAGTCAAGGTTGTACCTTCTGTGTTTTCAGAAGAAAAGCATAATTCACGTAGTGATCGCTATACCTATATTCCAACCATTACACTGCTGGATAAATTACGTGAAGAAGGTTTCCAGCCATTTTTTGCCTGTCAGTCACGAGTAAGGGATGAGGATAAACGGGGGCATACTAAGCATATGGTAAGACTTCGCCGTGAAGGGGCCAATAAAGGAACAGAAGTACCCGAAATCATTCTTCTTAACTCGCATGATGGATCGTCCAGTTATCAAATGATCCCGGGTATGTTCCGTTTTGTATGCACAAATGGCCTTGTGTGCGGTACGTCGTTTGGTGAGATTCGTGTACCTCATAAAGGTGATATTGTGGGAAGGGTTATCGAAGGTGCTTACGAAGTTCTGGGAATTTTCGATAAAATAACTGAAGGCGTTGATGTCATGAAGTCTATTGCCTTAACCAAGGAAGAACAGCGTCTGTTTGGACAAGCTGCATTAACCTACCGATATGAAGATGAAAATAAATCTCCGGTCAGTATTGAACAGATAATTCATCCGCGCCGTTATGAAGATAAAAAAGATGACATCTGGACTACATATCAAAGGGTCCAGGAAAATCTGATTAAAGGCGGTTTGCCTGGCCGAACTGAAAAAGGGAAAAGAACAACAACCCGGCCAGTAAAAGCAATCGATGGTGATGTTAAACTCAATAAGGCATTGTGGTTAATTGCGGAGAAATTCCGCACTCTTAAAGGCTAA
- a CDS encoding type II toxin-antitoxin system HigA family antitoxin — MISDANKAVNDLASIVPLLGGSSSRKDYEEARKLVEYLLEHDPDSPLVDMLTARIDAWEDNAVEFEEFNTRIEAGKNGVSLLRVLMQQRGFSQSDFENEIGNKSLVSRILSGERSLTLDHMRALANRFQIPVSMFVD; from the coding sequence ATGATTAGCGATGCCAATAAAGCGGTGAATGACCTGGCGAGTATTGTCCCTCTGCTGGGTGGCAGTTCGTCCCGCAAAGATTACGAAGAGGCACGTAAACTCGTTGAATATCTTCTGGAACATGATCCGGACAGCCCGCTGGTTGATATGCTGACTGCCCGCATCGATGCCTGGGAAGATAACGCGGTGGAATTTGAAGAATTTAATACGCGCATCGAAGCTGGTAAAAACGGTGTATCGTTGCTGCGGGTTCTTATGCAGCAACGCGGTTTTTCACAGTCCGATTTTGAAAACGAGATAGGCAACAAATCACTCGTCAGCCGGATCCTCAGTGGTGAACGCAGTCTGACCCTCGATCACATGCGGGCGCTGGCAAATCGATTTCAAATCCCGGTCTCGATGTTTGTTGACTGA
- a CDS encoding helix-turn-helix domain-containing protein — translation MKYKTLSQVHTEAMNDHEYSAAFEAEEASELLRETLATWRKEAGLTSAQVAERMGIKAPTISRMEKNASRMSIQTLVRYARACGVNFKIQQV, via the coding sequence ATGAAATATAAAACCCTTAGCCAGGTTCATACCGAAGCAATGAACGATCATGAGTACAGCGCGGCATTCGAGGCAGAAGAAGCCTCGGAGCTACTTCGGGAAACCTTAGCAACATGGAGAAAAGAAGCGGGTTTGACGTCGGCACAGGTTGCAGAACGTATGGGCATCAAAGCGCCTACTATCTCACGTATGGAGAAGAACGCTTCGCGAATGAGTATTCAGACGCTGGTTCGGTACGCCAGAGCCTGCGGTGTTAACTTTAAAATTCAGCAGGTTTGA
- a CDS encoding type II toxin-antitoxin system RelE/ParE family toxin, with product MFTVIFHDEAEKEFTALPAAIRAKMARLLMKLEANPRQLREPDTKPLGNGLFEIRTMGADIARGIWVYQSGERIFLLRIFIKKSPKTPPAEIDQALRRLEEMQNEI from the coding sequence ATGTTCACAGTCATCTTTCATGATGAGGCTGAAAAAGAGTTTACGGCTCTGCCTGCTGCCATTCGTGCAAAAATGGCCAGGCTACTCATGAAGCTGGAAGCAAACCCTCGCCAGCTACGCGAGCCAGATACCAAGCCGCTTGGAAACGGCCTTTTCGAAATACGTACAATGGGGGCAGATATCGCCCGCGGAATCTGGGTATATCAGAGTGGTGAACGTATTTTTCTACTTCGGATCTTTATCAAAAAATCGCCAAAAACGCCCCCGGCAGAAATAGATCAGGCACTTCGCAGACTGGAGGAAATGCAGAATGAAATATAA
- a CDS encoding IS5-like element ISKpn26 family transposase yields MSHQLTFADSEFSTKRRQTRKEIFLSRMEQILPWQNMTAVIEPFYPKAGNGRRPYPLETMLRIHCMQHWYNLSDGAMEDALYEIASMRLFARLSLDSALPDRTTIMNFRHLLEQHQLARQLFKTINRWLAEAGVMMTQGTLVDATIIEAPSSTKNKEQQRDPEMHQTKKGNQWHFGMKAHIGVDAKSGLTHSLVTTAANEHDLNQLGNLLHGEEQFVSADAGYQGAPQREELAEVDVDWLIAERPGKVKTLKQHPRKNKTAINIEYMKASIRARVEHPFRIIKRQFGFVKARYRGLLKNDNQLAMLFTLANLFRVDQMIRQWERSQ; encoded by the coding sequence ATGAGCCATCAACTCACCTTCGCCGATAGTGAATTCAGCACTAAGCGCCGTCAGACCCGAAAAGAGATTTTCCTCTCCCGCATGGAGCAGATTCTGCCATGGCAGAATATGACCGCTGTCATCGAGCCGTTTTATCCCAAGGCGGGCAATGGCCGACGGCCCTATCCGCTGGAGACCATGCTGCGTATTCACTGCATGCAGCATTGGTACAACCTGAGCGACGGTGCCATGGAAGATGCCCTGTACGAAATCGCCTCCATGCGCCTGTTTGCCCGATTATCCCTGGATAGCGCCCTGCCGGATCGCACCACCATCATGAATTTCCGCCACCTGCTCGAGCAGCATCAACTGGCCCGTCAATTGTTCAAGACCATCAATCGCTGGCTGGCCGAAGCAGGCGTCATGATGACCCAAGGCACTTTGGTGGATGCCACCATCATTGAGGCACCCAGCTCTACCAAGAACAAAGAGCAGCAACGCGATCCGGAGATGCATCAGACCAAGAAAGGCAATCAGTGGCACTTTGGCATGAAGGCCCACATTGGTGTCGATGCCAAGAGTGGCCTGACCCACAGCCTGGTCACCACCGCGGCCAACGAGCATGACCTCAATCAGCTGGGTAATCTGCTTCATGGAGAGGAGCAATTTGTCTCAGCCGATGCCGGCTACCAAGGAGCGCCACAGCGCGAGGAGCTGGCCGAGGTGGATGTGGACTGGCTGATCGCCGAGCGTCCCGGCAAGGTAAAAACCTTGAAGCAGCATCCGCGCAAGAACAAAACGGCCATCAACATCGAATACATGAAAGCCAGCATCCGTGCCAGGGTGGAGCACCCGTTTCGCATCATCAAGCGGCAGTTCGGCTTCGTGAAAGCCAGATACAGGGGGCTGCTGAAAAACGATAACCAACTGGCGATGTTATTCACCCTGGCCAACCTGTTTCGGGTGGACCAAATGATACGTCAGTGGGAGAGATCTCAGTAA
- the bcsF gene encoding cellulose biosynthesis protein BcsF, producing MMSIADILQLVVLCALLFFPLGYLTRHYQRRIRTTLRLMFFKPRYVKPAGVLRRGTTVKQGKANK from the coding sequence ATGATGTCTATCGCCGATATTCTGCAACTGGTGGTGCTCTGCGCCCTGCTGTTTTTTCCGCTGGGCTACCTGACGCGCCACTATCAGCGCCGGATCCGCACGACGTTAAGACTGATGTTCTTTAAACCCCGTTACGTGAAACCGGCAGGGGTATTACGCCGGGGAACAACGGTTAAGCAAGGCAAAGCGAACAAATGA
- the bcsG gene encoding cellulose biosynthesis protein BcsG has protein sequence MTNKKTTAAPLPLWQYWRGLGGWNFYFLVKFALLWAGYLNFHPMLNLVFLAFLLVPIPREKLHRIRHWIAIPLGFALFWHDTWLPGPESIFSQGSQIAGFSASYIWDLIVRFINWSMVGAFFVLLVLWLFISQWLRVTVFVSAMVVWQAVSPLLPAFTIWPAGQPTTAAATAPANVGTNAAAGAASSPASSDIPPQTEPPTSANLTNWLNGFYAAEQKRKTPFPDQLPADAQPFDLLVINICSLSWSDIEAAGLMDHPLWKHFDIVFKNFNSATSYSGPAAVRLLRASCGQLSHTNLYQPSGADCYLFENLAKLGFNQQLMLGHNGLFGDFLKELRSLGGMQSPLMDQSGLPVSLQAFDGSPVYEDLAVLNRWLKTEEASSNPRSATFYNTLPLHDGNHFPGQSKTADYKVRAQKLFDDLDNFFTELEKSGRKVMVVVVPEHGGALKGDKMQVSGLRDIPSPSITNVPTAVKFFGMKAPHEGAPIIIDQPSSYLAVSELVVRALDGKMFSEDSVNWQQYVANLPQSAAVSENANAIVIQYQGKPYVQLNGGSWVPYPQ, from the coding sequence ATGACAAATAAAAAAACGACCGCGGCACCGCTTCCGCTCTGGCAGTACTGGCGCGGCCTTGGCGGCTGGAACTTCTACTTTCTGGTCAAGTTTGCCCTGCTGTGGGCCGGGTATCTCAATTTTCACCCGATGCTTAACCTGGTGTTTCTCGCCTTTCTGCTGGTGCCGATCCCGCGCGAAAAGCTGCACCGCATCCGCCACTGGATCGCCATTCCGCTGGGATTCGCGCTGTTCTGGCACGATACCTGGCTGCCCGGGCCAGAGTCGATTTTTAGCCAGGGATCGCAAATCGCCGGCTTCAGCGCCAGCTATATCTGGGATCTGATTGTCCGCTTTATCAACTGGAGCATGGTCGGCGCCTTCTTTGTTTTACTGGTGCTGTGGCTGTTTATCAGCCAGTGGCTGCGCGTTACCGTGTTTGTCTCCGCGATGGTCGTCTGGCAGGCGGTCAGTCCGCTGCTGCCGGCCTTTACCATTTGGCCTGCCGGTCAGCCCACCACTGCCGCCGCCACCGCGCCGGCCAACGTCGGGACCAACGCCGCCGCTGGCGCCGCGTCCAGCCCGGCCAGCAGCGATATTCCGCCGCAGACCGAACCGCCGACCTCGGCCAACCTCACCAACTGGCTGAACGGTTTCTATGCCGCCGAGCAGAAGCGCAAGACACCGTTCCCGGACCAGCTGCCGGCGGATGCGCAGCCGTTTGACCTGCTGGTGATCAATATCTGCTCGCTCTCCTGGTCGGATATTGAAGCCGCCGGGCTGATGGACCACCCGCTGTGGAAGCATTTCGATATCGTCTTCAAAAACTTTAACTCAGCGACCTCCTACAGCGGACCTGCGGCGGTGCGTCTGCTGCGCGCCAGCTGCGGCCAGCTGTCGCATACCAACCTGTATCAGCCATCCGGCGCCGATTGCTACCTGTTTGAAAACCTGGCGAAACTCGGCTTCAACCAGCAGTTGATGCTCGGCCACAACGGCCTGTTCGGCGACTTCCTGAAAGAGCTGCGTTCGCTGGGCGGCATGCAGAGCCCGCTGATGGACCAGAGCGGTCTGCCGGTCAGCCTGCAGGCATTTGATGGCTCGCCAGTGTATGAGGATCTCGCGGTTCTCAACCGCTGGCTGAAGACCGAAGAGGCCAGCAGCAATCCGCGGAGCGCCACGTTCTATAACACCCTGCCGCTGCATGACGGCAATCACTTCCCGGGACAAAGCAAAACCGCGGACTACAAAGTGCGGGCGCAGAAGCTGTTTGACGACCTGGATAACTTCTTCACCGAACTGGAAAAATCGGGGCGTAAGGTGATGGTGGTGGTGGTGCCGGAACACGGCGGCGCGCTGAAGGGCGATAAGATGCAGGTGTCTGGCCTGCGGGATATCCCGAGCCCGTCGATCACTAACGTCCCGACGGCGGTGAAATTCTTCGGCATGAAGGCGCCGCATGAAGGCGCGCCAATTATCATCGATCAGCCCAGCAGCTACCTGGCGGTGTCGGAGCTGGTGGTGCGCGCCCTCGACGGCAAAATGTTCAGCGAAGACAGCGTCAACTGGCAGCAGTATGTCGCCAACCTGCCGCAGAGCGCGGCGGTGTCCGAAAACGCCAACGCCATCGTTATCCAGTATCAGGGCAAGCCTTATGTCCAGTTGAATGGCGGCAGTTGGGTGCCTTATCCGCAATAA
- a CDS encoding glycosyl hydrolase family 8 — MPLRALVAVIVTTAVMLVPRAWADTAWERYKARFMMPDGRIIDTANGNVSHTEGQGFAMLLAVANNDRPAFDKLWQWTDSTLRDKSNGLFYWRYNPVAPDPIADKNNATDGDTLIAWALLRAQKQWQDKRYATASDAITASLLKYTVVTFAGRQVMLPGVKGFNRNDHLNLNPSYFIFPAWRAFAERTHLTAWRTLQSDGQALLGQMGWGKSHLPSDWVALRADGKMLPAKEWPPRMSFDAIRIPLYISWVDPHSALLAPWKAWMQSYPRLQTPAWINVSTNEVAPWNMAGGLLAVRDLTLGEPLEAPQIDDKDDYYSASLKLLVWLAKQDQR; from the coding sequence ATGCCCCTGCGTGCTTTAGTGGCGGTGATAGTGACAACGGCAGTAATGCTGGTGCCCCGGGCGTGGGCGGATACGGCCTGGGAGCGTTATAAGGCCCGTTTTATGATGCCGGACGGCCGTATCATTGATACCGCCAATGGCAATGTGTCGCATACGGAAGGCCAGGGCTTCGCCATGCTCCTGGCGGTGGCGAATAACGATCGCCCGGCGTTCGACAAGCTGTGGCAGTGGACAGACAGCACCCTGCGCGACAAGTCTAACGGGCTGTTTTACTGGCGCTATAACCCGGTGGCGCCGGACCCGATCGCCGATAAAAACAACGCCACCGATGGCGATACCCTGATCGCCTGGGCGCTGCTGCGCGCGCAAAAGCAGTGGCAGGACAAGCGCTACGCCACGGCCTCCGATGCCATCACCGCCTCCCTGCTGAAATATACGGTGGTGACTTTCGCCGGTCGCCAGGTGATGCTCCCGGGCGTGAAGGGGTTTAACCGCAACGACCACCTGAACCTTAACCCCTCCTATTTCATCTTCCCGGCCTGGCGGGCCTTTGCGGAGCGGACGCACCTGACCGCCTGGCGGACATTGCAGAGTGACGGGCAGGCGCTGCTGGGGCAGATGGGCTGGGGGAAATCGCATCTGCCCAGCGACTGGGTGGCGCTGCGGGCGGATGGCAAGATGCTGCCGGCCAAAGAGTGGCCGCCGCGGATGAGTTTCGATGCGATCCGTATCCCGCTGTATATCTCGTGGGTCGATCCGCACAGCGCCTTGCTCGCACCGTGGAAAGCCTGGATGCAGAGTTACCCGCGCCTGCAAACTCCGGCGTGGATCAACGTTAGCACCAACGAGGTCGCCCCGTGGAATATGGCCGGCGGCCTGCTGGCGGTGCGTGATTTAACGCTTGGCGAACCGCTGGAAGCGCCGCAGATTGACGACAAGGATGATTATTACTCCGCCAGCCTCAAGCTGCTGGTCTGGCTGGCGAAACAGGATCAGCGCTAG